One Clavelina lepadiformis chromosome 1, kaClaLepa1.1, whole genome shotgun sequence genomic region harbors:
- the LOC143462885 gene encoding uncharacterized protein LOC143462885, whose amino-acid sequence MMASSRKTPDVQKTLGFMKDSFGYKMSKKVAELTQVVHMLFSRNHEREVELDALRAAYEEEVLRITKEAKNNFERLEYLLRDATRQRHKEVVQAADNTTQLLKQTQEKMELLKQDLSDERAQSTHFRELLSKAQEDLERSKQGTDGVSETLQQTNARLKEREAEVATLKKMHKFTEEKFLVTAKDLEDLKQRFGETEGKLAQSKYNFSKIGKALEESNQRAEELSKKLQLAEEQMKFANRELKKKSKDPKFKFPRAGLLPSRQTSLKDEEIDALKREVERLRMELSNREGNFNRVFAKFQPVVVSSDSNYQKPQNPKMMMVTSSTSDTDAKRKYLPNAILNSVPQNADPHYLPKTAPGSASSVNYVSFNSNSTFQHQKTYAGLSNNHKPSSSSSSRNAASPSFRLVFTK is encoded by the exons ATGATGGCAAGTTCCAGAAAAACACCAGATGTACAGAAAACTTTGGGCTTCATGAAAGATTCTTTTGGGTATAAAATGTCCAAGAAAGTGGCAGAACTAACTCAG GTGGTGCATATGCTCTTCTCCAGAAACCATGAAAGAGAAGTCGAACTCGATGCATTGAGGGCTGCGTACGAGGAGGAGGTTCTGCGAATAACTAAG GAGgcaaaaaacaactttgaacGACTGGAGTATCTTTTACGAGATGCTACTCGTCAGAGGCATAAAGAAGTGGTCCAGGCGGCAGATAACACCACCCAACTGTTGAAGCAAACTCAGGAAAAAATGGAACTCCTGAAACAAGATTTATCCGACGAGCGTGCACAGTCTACGCATTTTAGGGAACTATTATCAAAA GCACAAGAAGACTTAGAGCGTTCTAAACAAGGAACTGACGGGGTCTCagaaactttacaacaaacaaatgcGCGTCTTAAAGAACGTGAAGCCGAAGTTGCAACTTTGAAAAAGATGCATAAATTTACTGAGGAGAAATTTTTG GTAACGGCGAAAGACCTCGAAGATCTCAAACAAAGGTTTGGAGAAACAGAAGGCAAACTTGCTCAATCAAAATACAATTTCTCAAAGATAGGCAAA GCTTTAGAGGAGAGCAATCAACGCGCAGAAGAATTGTCCAAGAAATTGCAGCTGGCTGAAGAGCAAATGAAATTTGCGAATCGTGagttgaaaaagaaaagcaaagatccgaaattcaaattcccaagaGCTGGGTTGTTGCCATCTCGCCAAACCAGTCTTAAG GATGAAGAAATAGACGCTTTAAAGAGGGAAGTGGAGCGCTTGCGAATGGAGCTCAGTAACAGAGAGGGAAATTTCAATCGcgtttttgcaaagtttcaaCCGGTCGTGGTTTCAAGCGACTCTAACTACCAAAAGCCGCAAAATCCAAAAATGATGATGGTGACGTCATCGACAAGCGACACAGATGCCAAGagaaaatatttaccaaaTGCCATACTGAACTCAGTTCCTCAAAACGCAGATCCTCACTATTTGCCTAAGACTGCGCCAGGAAGCGCTTCCAGTGTAAACTACGTCAGCTTTAATTCGAACTCTACCTTCCAACATCAAAAAACTTATGCCGGCTTAAGTAATAACCATAAACCCTCGTCTTCCTCATCAAGTCGTAATGCTGCTTCACCCAGTTTTCGGTTAGTTTTCACCAAGTGA